A window from Salvia miltiorrhiza cultivar Shanhuang (shh) chromosome 2, IMPLAD_Smil_shh, whole genome shotgun sequence encodes these proteins:
- the LOC131011982 gene encoding probable glutathione S-transferase encodes MGEVKVIGGWFSPFVKRVEMALKMKGVEYEYIEVDVVNKSPLLLQHNPIHKKVPVLLHDGKSIVESAVILEYIDEVWEGPNILPKDPYERAMARFWANFIDEKCAPATRKALWSRGEEREKAVEEATQGLKILESEVKGKKFFGGDQIGYVDIIGCFLAYWFPIVDQVVGLHLFTQDKFPSLCKWADELCDNEFIKECLPDKERLVDRVRGHSQAPRSL; translated from the exons atgggaGAAGTGAAGGTGATAGGAGGATGGTTCAGTCCATTTGTGAAGAGAGTGGAAATGGCCCTCAAAATGAAAGGCGTTGAATATGAATATATTGAAGTAGATGTGGTAAACAAATCGCCTCTTCTTCTACAACACAATCCAATTCACAAAAAAGTGCCTGTGCTTCTACACGACGGAAAATCCATCGTTGAATCCGCTGTGATTCTTGAATATATCGATGAAGTTTGGGAAGGTCCAAACATTCTGCCCAAAGATCCTTATGAAAGAGCTATGGCTCGTTTCTGGGCTAACTTCATCGATGAAAAG TGTGCTCCTGCAACGAGGAAAGCTCTATGGAGCAGAGGAGAGGAGCGAGAAAAGGCCGTAGAGGAAGCAACTCAAGGCTTAAAGATTCTGGAAAGTGAAGTAAAGGGAAAGAAATTCTTCGGAGGCGACCAAATTGGGTATGTAGATATAATTGGTTGTTTCCTAGCCTATTGGTTTCCAATTGTTGATCAAGTGGTGGGGCTGCATCTCTTCACACAAGACAAATTTCCTAGTTTGTGCAAATGGGCAGATGAATTATGTGACAACGAATTTATTAAGGAATGTCTCCCAGATAAGGAAAGATTGGTTGATAGAGTTCGTGGCCACTCTCAGGCTCCTAGATCCCTATAG